In one Gemmatimonas sp. genomic region, the following are encoded:
- a CDS encoding CusA/CzcA family heavy metal efflux RND transporter — MRKHSESPGNESDSPDGVVERIVAWSVQQRLTVLVMVLAVAAAGVWALRTLRVDAFPDLTDAQVQVLIEAPGLSPVEVERLTTFPIEVAMNGLPDVTLVRSVSKYGFAAVTVVFEDGVDIQRARTLVSERLQSVREALPTGADATLGPLSAANSEIYMYTVEHADAGKAGDTLDMRALRTLQDRVVRPQLRTVSGVTEVNSFGGEVRQAQVVVRPERLVSFGLTLHDVVEAVESNNAVAAGGYLEHRDEQYILRGLGAAATLDDLRNTVIRASSAGVPVLIGDVADVRYGAELRQGAVSHDGRGEVVSGIVMMLRGENGREVVERVRARVEDINRSLPPGVKVIPYYDQTDLVAGTLRTVRTNLVEGGLLVIAVLLLFLGNVRAALLVAVTIPLSLLCAFLGMRWLGLSANLMSLGAIDFGMIVDGSVVMTEHFVRTLHGDEEAGKLPSTREGMAARLVSAAREVARPIAFGVLIIMLVYVPILSLQGLEARMFRPMAITVAIALFGSLLLALCFIPAASTWVFQRGARESKIAQRMERVLDARYARALAVVAKRPMATVLTALSILVATLFVVPRLGTEFLPQLDEGSLLIAATKDPTISLSRSVAMQDALERTVRQSPEVTTVVSRVGRAEIGSDPMGVNQADVFVMLKPRDQWRPGLTKDSLEREITERLEEGVPGIAIGMTQPMQMRLDELISGVRADLAIKIFGDDPIVTRAVAEQVAGVVRSVPGADEVQIEQTAGQGYLNVRLDRAAMARFGIPMAEVQEALETAVGGRPVSQLVEGSYAVDVAVYYPEALRTSPEAIGAITVPAPVGGASGGARIALSQIADIRLENGPVQVSRERAQRYTLVQSNVAGRDLGGFATDVRRAVEAGVKVPPAVFVTYGGAFENQQRAMARLQVVVPLSIFLIALLLWASLRSWWLAGLVLVNLPFAAVGGVLALWSRGLHLSVSASIGFIALFGVAVLNGLVLLTTVQRARARGASPSDAAIGGARERLRPVLMTALVASLGFVPVALSHGTGAEVQRPLATVVIGGLVTSTLLTLLVLPTLYAWIEGWRSRRAARDADRALDPNLAFSGRAT, encoded by the coding sequence ATGAGAAAGCATTCCGAATCTCCGGGCAACGAGTCCGATTCACCGGACGGCGTCGTCGAGCGGATCGTGGCGTGGTCAGTCCAGCAGCGCCTCACCGTGCTGGTGATGGTACTGGCAGTTGCCGCGGCCGGTGTCTGGGCATTGCGGACGCTCCGCGTCGACGCGTTTCCCGATCTCACCGATGCGCAAGTGCAGGTCCTCATCGAGGCTCCTGGTTTATCGCCGGTCGAGGTTGAGCGATTGACGACGTTTCCCATCGAGGTGGCGATGAACGGCCTGCCCGACGTGACGCTCGTCCGCTCGGTCAGCAAGTACGGGTTTGCTGCTGTCACGGTGGTCTTCGAGGACGGCGTCGACATCCAGCGCGCTCGCACCCTGGTGAGCGAGCGGCTGCAAAGCGTGCGCGAAGCACTACCCACCGGTGCGGACGCCACGCTTGGCCCACTGTCGGCGGCCAACAGCGAGATCTACATGTACACCGTTGAGCATGCGGACGCCGGAAAGGCAGGTGATACACTCGATATGCGCGCGTTACGGACGCTTCAGGATCGAGTGGTTCGTCCACAGCTTCGTACCGTTTCCGGCGTGACGGAGGTCAACAGCTTCGGCGGTGAGGTGCGGCAAGCACAGGTCGTCGTGCGACCGGAGCGATTGGTCAGTTTCGGACTGACGTTGCACGATGTCGTCGAGGCCGTGGAATCCAACAATGCCGTGGCGGCCGGTGGCTACCTCGAGCACCGCGACGAGCAGTACATCCTGCGGGGACTCGGTGCCGCCGCCACCCTCGACGATCTGCGGAATACCGTTATCCGCGCCAGCAGCGCCGGTGTACCGGTGTTGATCGGTGACGTAGCCGACGTGCGGTACGGTGCCGAGCTCCGTCAGGGAGCGGTGTCACACGATGGACGCGGCGAAGTTGTCAGTGGCATTGTCATGATGCTTCGCGGCGAGAATGGACGAGAGGTCGTGGAGCGCGTTCGTGCCAGGGTTGAGGATATCAATCGTTCGCTGCCGCCGGGCGTCAAGGTGATTCCGTATTACGATCAAACGGACCTGGTCGCGGGGACGCTTCGCACCGTGCGTACGAACTTGGTTGAGGGCGGGTTGCTCGTCATCGCGGTACTCCTCCTCTTCCTCGGCAACGTGCGCGCCGCACTCCTCGTGGCCGTCACAATTCCATTGTCGCTGCTCTGCGCATTTCTTGGCATGCGTTGGCTCGGACTTTCGGCGAACCTCATGAGTTTGGGCGCCATCGACTTCGGCATGATCGTCGACGGGTCCGTGGTGATGACAGAGCACTTCGTGCGCACGCTGCACGGTGACGAAGAGGCGGGAAAGCTGCCATCCACCCGTGAAGGCATGGCCGCGCGGTTGGTGTCGGCGGCTCGCGAGGTTGCTCGCCCAATCGCGTTCGGCGTGCTGATCATCATGCTGGTTTATGTGCCTATCCTCAGTCTGCAGGGATTGGAGGCACGCATGTTCCGCCCTATGGCGATCACCGTCGCCATCGCGTTGTTCGGCAGCTTGCTGCTCGCGCTGTGCTTTATCCCCGCCGCGAGCACATGGGTGTTTCAACGCGGCGCGCGAGAATCAAAGATCGCGCAGCGAATGGAGCGCGTGCTCGACGCGCGGTATGCGCGAGCGTTGGCGGTGGTCGCCAAGCGACCCATGGCGACGGTACTCACGGCGCTATCAATCCTGGTTGCCACGCTGTTTGTCGTACCTCGACTCGGCACCGAATTCCTTCCGCAGCTCGATGAAGGATCACTCCTGATCGCCGCCACGAAGGACCCCACAATCTCGTTGTCGCGCTCAGTCGCGATGCAGGATGCGTTGGAGCGCACCGTTCGGCAGTCGCCCGAGGTCACGACGGTCGTTAGTCGCGTCGGTCGCGCCGAGATCGGCAGTGATCCGATGGGCGTGAACCAAGCCGATGTGTTTGTGATGCTCAAGCCGCGCGACCAATGGCGGCCGGGTCTGACGAAAGACTCGCTCGAACGCGAGATCACGGAACGGCTGGAGGAAGGGGTTCCCGGTATCGCCATCGGTATGACGCAGCCGATGCAGATGCGGCTCGATGAGTTGATCTCCGGGGTGCGCGCTGATCTCGCGATCAAGATTTTCGGCGACGATCCCATCGTTACGCGTGCGGTGGCGGAGCAGGTCGCTGGTGTCGTGCGGAGCGTACCAGGTGCCGACGAGGTACAAATCGAACAGACGGCGGGACAAGGCTATCTCAACGTCCGTCTCGACCGCGCCGCCATGGCGCGCTTCGGTATCCCGATGGCAGAAGTCCAAGAGGCGCTCGAAACGGCCGTAGGCGGCCGGCCGGTGTCACAGCTGGTCGAAGGCAGCTACGCCGTCGACGTGGCGGTCTACTATCCGGAAGCACTGCGCACGTCACCGGAGGCCATCGGCGCGATTACCGTTCCGGCTCCCGTTGGCGGCGCGTCCGGTGGGGCACGGATCGCGCTGTCGCAGATCGCCGACATCCGGCTCGAGAACGGCCCCGTGCAAGTAAGCCGCGAGCGAGCACAGCGCTACACGCTCGTGCAGTCGAACGTGGCCGGGCGTGACCTCGGTGGATTCGCCACCGACGTGCGGCGCGCCGTTGAAGCCGGGGTGAAGGTGCCGCCAGCGGTCTTCGTCACATACGGCGGTGCCTTCGAGAATCAGCAGCGCGCCATGGCACGACTGCAGGTGGTCGTGCCGCTTTCGATATTCCTGATTGCACTCCTCCTCTGGGCTTCACTTCGGTCGTGGTGGCTGGCGGGGTTGGTGCTCGTGAATCTCCCGTTTGCCGCGGTCGGCGGAGTGCTCGCATTGTGGTCGCGCGGGCTCCATCTCTCGGTGTCGGCGAGCATCGGCTTCATTGCGCTGTTCGGTGTGGCCGTACTCAATGGCCTCGTGCTGCTGACGACCGTACAACGCGCTCGCGCGCGCGGAGCTTCTCCGAGCGATGCTGCCATCGGTGGTGCCCGTGAGCGCCTACGGCCGGTGCTGATGACGGCGTTGGTGGCGAGCCTCGGCTTCGTGCCCGTGGCATTGTCACACGGCACCGGTGCGGAAGTTCAGCGTCCGCTTGCTACCGTGGTGATCGGTGGGCTCGTGACGTCCACCCTGCTGACCCTGCTGGTGCTGCCCACACTCTACGCGTGGATCGAAGGATGGCGTAGCCGACGCGCCGCGCGCGACGCAGACCGTGCCCTCGATCCGAACCTCGCATTCTCCGGGCGCGCCACATGA
- a CDS encoding heavy metal-associated domain-containing protein has product MIDDISEGSSRVPPERGHLHFPLRGLASTGAERAVKDALAGMKGILRVEVSNVMAVAEIEFDERIVSAAEVRARLAHAGRQPPKSLPDKEP; this is encoded by the coding sequence ATGATCGACGACATTTCCGAGGGGTCATCTCGCGTGCCGCCCGAACGTGGTCACTTGCACTTTCCGCTGCGTGGCCTGGCGAGCACAGGGGCAGAGCGGGCGGTCAAAGATGCGTTGGCCGGCATGAAGGGGATTCTGCGCGTCGAAGTCTCCAATGTCATGGCGGTCGCGGAAATTGAGTTTGATGAGCGCATCGTCAGCGCCGCCGAAGTGCGGGCACGACTTGCCCACGCGGGTCGTCAGCCACCGAAGTCTTTGCCGGACAAAGAGCCGTGA
- a CDS encoding HEAT repeat domain-containing protein, translating into MTTIWALLTSAMRAVAVVYSVALVAGCQVDPGHGGRASREWIEQLRRGDAKGREDAAVALGNVLAVNPKLERPVTALVAALADTIDAVRVAASSALAQPGVIAIDALPGLAQMLNDSAHASVRAQGVRAIGRLLSMSALAERSKLLGSVVPAHRDGDAAVRAAVADALGRITSSATTDTIVKQTLETLVRDSMASTRLRAVEALGSLPAMARREALHTALNDSSAAVRHAAVLQVRRDTLALAEMQAQLVNLLADSSAPVRLAVVRALGSLSMARYPNVSTALRARLTDADSTIRTEASHALTRFHAQGGRDPSHEPTLLERCKQLPPRTRGC; encoded by the coding sequence GTGACCACCATCTGGGCGTTGCTCACCAGCGCGATGCGCGCCGTGGCGGTGGTGTACAGCGTAGCCCTCGTCGCGGGATGTCAGGTTGATCCCGGGCACGGGGGACGCGCCAGCCGAGAATGGATCGAGCAGCTGCGGCGGGGCGATGCCAAGGGACGTGAAGACGCAGCCGTTGCGCTCGGGAACGTATTGGCCGTCAATCCAAAGCTGGAGCGACCGGTCACGGCGTTGGTCGCCGCACTCGCCGACACGATTGACGCTGTCCGTGTCGCCGCATCCTCTGCGCTCGCCCAGCCCGGAGTCATCGCCATCGACGCGCTTCCCGGGCTGGCGCAGATGCTGAACGATTCCGCGCACGCGTCTGTCAGGGCGCAGGGAGTGCGAGCCATCGGACGCTTGTTGAGTATGAGCGCGCTGGCGGAGCGCTCCAAACTGTTGGGATCTGTCGTTCCCGCTCATCGCGATGGCGACGCGGCAGTCCGTGCCGCAGTGGCGGACGCACTTGGCAGAATCACGAGCAGCGCAACGACCGACACAATCGTCAAGCAAACACTCGAGACGCTGGTGAGGGATTCGATGGCGTCCACACGACTGCGGGCCGTGGAAGCACTGGGTTCGCTACCTGCGATGGCACGGCGGGAGGCATTGCATACCGCTCTGAACGACTCGTCGGCCGCCGTTCGTCACGCTGCCGTCTTGCAAGTCAGGCGCGACACACTCGCGCTGGCGGAGATGCAGGCACAACTCGTAAACCTTCTCGCCGATTCGTCGGCGCCGGTCCGGCTCGCCGTTGTTCGCGCGCTGGGCTCGTTGTCGATGGCCAGATATCCGAACGTATCGACGGCGCTGCGCGCTCGACTTACTGATGCTGACTCCACGATTCGCACGGAAGCGTCGCATGCCCTGACGCGGTTCCATGCACAGGGCGGTCGCGATCCCTCGCACGAGCCGACGCTTCTCGAACGTTGCAAGCAGCTACCGCCGAGGACGCGCGGATGCTGA
- a CDS encoding heavy metal translocating P-type ATPase, translating to MQQTTRLDLPLVLPDVPDGRDACIARLTSMLEAQPGVVRVHLLDVGDTEPGETRPVTSPMLCMHYDAERVTLAEVEGLARVAGASISEQFAHVVLPIHSIATEDDGVRLESLLRGSPGVTAAAVSMAAQVARVEFDRRITSRANIEAVLQETRKPDAREPDGGEPDGGEPEASRTWYARNRELAWSLMSGVALLVGWLVDRSGTAPRWIAIVLFAMAYVFGARDNVGHFLADLKRGKFHFNIDLLMVVAAAGAAVLGEWAEGALLLFLFSLGHALEHYALGRARKAITALAELAPSRATVLRMESGLRREIEVLIGDVKPGDHVVVKPAERVPVDGTVLEGRSGVNQAPITGESVPVDKAPGDPVFAGSVNGEGALVIDVTAAIGDRTLDRVIKLVSEAQTQKAPTQQFTERFARVFVPVVLIGDVLLIVVPPLLGVLSWPEAFARAMAVLVAASPCALALGTPAAVLAGIAQAARNGVLIKGGAHLEALGSIRSLALDKTGTITVGEPSVTDVVPMDSVDEAFLLASAASVEQRSQHPLAKAVVRHAAAQKLTVPEAGELTSVTARGVRASVDGAVVEIGRALLFEDAGVVVPPSVREAVTRLEQAGRSTMIVRRVGNTPEFLGVLGLADEPRANARETLVALRRAGIQRIIMLTGDNVGVGNAVGTAVGVDEVRAGLLPEDKVTSIKELAAAGPVAMVGDGVNDAPALAHATVGIAMGGAGTAAALETADVALMGDDLSRLPFAIALSRQSKRVIRQNLFVSLGVIVALVIVTVSGVAGIGPTVIAHEGSTLVVIANALRLLRFGAKG from the coding sequence ATGCAACAGACTACGCGACTCGATCTGCCGCTTGTCCTACCAGACGTGCCGGACGGCCGCGATGCATGCATTGCTCGTCTCACGTCGATGCTCGAGGCGCAGCCCGGTGTCGTGCGGGTGCACCTGCTTGACGTGGGTGACACAGAGCCAGGTGAGACGCGACCCGTCACGAGCCCAATGCTGTGTATGCACTATGACGCTGAACGTGTCACGCTCGCGGAGGTCGAAGGTCTCGCGCGCGTCGCGGGGGCATCGATCAGTGAGCAGTTCGCGCATGTGGTCCTGCCGATACATAGCATCGCGACTGAGGACGACGGCGTGCGACTCGAGTCGCTGCTCCGTGGTTCTCCGGGGGTGACGGCGGCGGCCGTGAGCATGGCAGCGCAGGTCGCGCGCGTGGAGTTCGACCGGCGCATTACGTCGCGTGCGAATATCGAAGCGGTGCTGCAAGAGACGCGCAAGCCGGATGCTCGCGAGCCCGATGGTGGCGAGCCCGATGGTGGCGAGCCCGAGGCGTCACGCACTTGGTATGCGCGCAATCGGGAGCTGGCGTGGAGCCTGATGTCGGGTGTCGCGCTCCTGGTCGGATGGTTGGTCGACCGTAGCGGAACAGCGCCGCGATGGATTGCCATCGTGCTCTTCGCGATGGCGTATGTGTTCGGCGCACGCGACAACGTCGGCCATTTCCTGGCGGATCTCAAGCGCGGCAAGTTCCACTTCAACATCGACCTGCTGATGGTGGTTGCCGCCGCCGGCGCGGCCGTGTTGGGGGAGTGGGCGGAAGGCGCGTTGCTGTTGTTCTTGTTCAGCCTCGGCCACGCACTGGAACACTACGCGCTCGGGCGGGCGAGGAAGGCCATCACCGCACTCGCGGAATTGGCACCGTCGCGCGCCACCGTGCTTCGCATGGAGAGCGGGCTGCGGCGTGAGATAGAGGTATTGATCGGCGACGTGAAGCCGGGGGATCACGTCGTCGTGAAGCCGGCTGAGCGCGTACCGGTGGATGGTACGGTGCTCGAAGGCCGCTCTGGCGTGAACCAAGCGCCGATCACCGGCGAAAGTGTGCCGGTCGACAAAGCACCCGGCGATCCGGTCTTCGCCGGCAGCGTGAACGGCGAAGGGGCGCTTGTCATCGACGTGACGGCCGCCATCGGAGATCGGACGCTGGATCGTGTCATCAAACTGGTTTCCGAGGCGCAGACACAGAAGGCGCCTACGCAGCAATTTACGGAACGGTTTGCACGCGTCTTCGTGCCGGTGGTGCTGATCGGTGATGTGCTGCTGATCGTAGTACCCCCACTTCTCGGAGTGCTCTCGTGGCCCGAAGCGTTCGCCCGCGCCATGGCGGTACTGGTGGCTGCATCGCCGTGTGCGCTGGCACTCGGCACACCGGCCGCGGTCCTTGCGGGCATCGCTCAGGCGGCCCGCAACGGCGTGTTGATCAAGGGCGGCGCACATCTTGAGGCATTGGGATCCATTCGTTCCCTCGCGCTCGACAAGACCGGTACGATCACGGTCGGTGAGCCGTCGGTGACTGACGTAGTGCCGATGGACTCGGTTGATGAGGCGTTCCTGCTGGCCAGTGCCGCGTCAGTAGAACAGCGCTCTCAGCATCCTCTGGCCAAGGCGGTCGTACGCCATGCTGCTGCACAGAAGTTGACGGTGCCGGAGGCGGGCGAGCTGACATCGGTCACTGCCCGTGGTGTACGCGCATCGGTTGATGGCGCCGTCGTGGAGATTGGCCGAGCGCTGCTGTTCGAGGATGCGGGCGTGGTCGTGCCGCCATCGGTGCGCGAGGCGGTGACGCGGCTCGAGCAGGCGGGACGCAGCACGATGATCGTACGACGCGTCGGCAACACGCCCGAGTTTCTGGGTGTCTTAGGTCTCGCTGATGAACCTCGAGCGAACGCGCGCGAGACACTCGTCGCGCTTCGGCGTGCAGGCATTCAGCGGATCATCATGCTGACCGGTGACAACGTCGGCGTCGGCAACGCCGTGGGTACCGCCGTGGGCGTTGATGAAGTGCGCGCTGGACTGCTCCCGGAAGACAAGGTGACGTCGATAAAGGAGCTGGCTGCGGCGGGGCCAGTAGCAATGGTCGGTGACGGTGTGAATGACGCGCCTGCATTGGCGCATGCCACTGTCGGCATCGCCATGGGTGGGGCAGGTACCGCCGCCGCGCTGGAGACCGCGGACGTCGCACTCATGGGCGATGACCTAAGCAGGCTCCCGTTCGCGATTGCGCTCTCGCGACAATCCAAGCGCGTTATCCGGCAGAATCTCTTCGTTTCGCTCGGCGTGATCGTCGCGCTGGTGATCGTAACCGTGAGCGGCGTCGCCGGCATCGGGCCAACGGTGATTGCTCACGAAGGCAGCACGCTGGTCGTGATCGCGAATGCGCTGCGGCTGTTGCGATTTGGTGCGAAGGGATAG
- a CDS encoding ATP-binding protein: protein MCEVGSAPLLVHVTGSPYFARWARRARAYSATCSPYFLRMPNAARFRVDPRLAALLGEGYRSSEHALKELIDNAWDADAGAVRVTVPGPVSGDPVIIADDGTGMTEAEVRQDYLAIARSRESRKGKRTLERHRLVKGRKGIGKFAGLMVADVMTVETRCRGVCTRLVIRKEDLLGASGASLVGAPLASSSGPTAPTEMADLEGIDLPIETSACSPNERGTTVTLTGLSQAFDPPSPDRFRPLLMLEYGRQSDFAITVNGESVGVEDIPGAPFKHEEELPGVGLVRLQFTVSEGRKPLRQSGIAVRAAGKTIGKPLTFGLDDDAEIPPKLLKKVYGELDADGLADSVTADWGDIVETRAYSLVRGWASDHLKNALLTVFANEMQLARGRLSQQIRRQLAALPEHAREFAERGLRKVLTTFWDENPERIDAIAGVALDAMLHGEYYAVVQAVDAARTADVATFAAALAEFGLADMAHMGEQARQRLAFLDGLDALIANPATREQEMHTALEHNLWVLGAQYAVLASNRTLRRVVEAISGRGYGGARGRERPDLLLLGSVSGSHVLIEFKRPSLDITRHHEAQATIYRDELIATLTGGIDILVIGRAWERGSDRTYVPPGLTVLSYAQVISRARAELDWLLRQLTADPPAADTAGSSPA from the coding sequence ATGTGCGAAGTCGGAAGCGCGCCGCTGCTGGTCCATGTCACTGGCAGCCCGTACTTTGCTCGCTGGGCCCGACGAGCGCGGGCATATTCTGCAACCTGCTCACCCTACTTCCTACGAATGCCCAATGCTGCGCGGTTTCGCGTTGATCCTAGGTTGGCTGCCCTCCTCGGAGAGGGTTACCGCTCATCGGAGCACGCGCTAAAGGAGCTGATCGACAACGCGTGGGATGCGGACGCCGGCGCCGTGCGCGTCACCGTGCCCGGCCCCGTCAGCGGCGACCCCGTCATTATCGCGGACGACGGCACGGGGATGACCGAGGCAGAGGTCCGGCAGGACTATCTCGCGATTGCCCGGAGCCGGGAGAGCCGCAAGGGTAAGCGGACGCTCGAGCGGCATCGACTCGTGAAAGGTCGGAAGGGCATTGGCAAGTTTGCGGGATTGATGGTCGCCGACGTGATGACCGTCGAGACTCGATGCCGCGGCGTGTGCACCCGGCTCGTTATCCGCAAGGAGGATCTGCTTGGGGCCAGCGGTGCGTCGCTCGTCGGGGCGCCCCTCGCGAGTAGCAGTGGCCCGACTGCACCCACCGAGATGGCGGACCTCGAAGGGATCGACTTACCCATCGAGACGAGCGCCTGCAGTCCAAACGAGCGGGGAACCACCGTCACACTTACCGGACTCTCGCAAGCGTTTGACCCGCCGTCGCCTGACCGATTCAGGCCGCTGCTGATGCTGGAGTATGGACGCCAGTCCGATTTTGCCATTACGGTGAATGGCGAGTCGGTCGGGGTCGAGGACATCCCCGGGGCGCCGTTCAAGCACGAGGAGGAGCTGCCTGGAGTGGGACTGGTGCGCCTGCAGTTCACGGTGTCCGAGGGCCGGAAGCCGCTGCGGCAATCGGGCATTGCGGTGCGCGCTGCCGGCAAGACAATCGGCAAGCCTCTCACGTTTGGCTTGGACGACGATGCCGAGATTCCACCCAAACTGCTCAAAAAGGTCTACGGCGAACTGGATGCCGACGGTTTGGCCGACTCGGTCACTGCCGATTGGGGTGACATCGTGGAGACGCGCGCCTATTCCCTCGTGCGAGGGTGGGCGTCAGACCACCTAAAGAACGCCTTACTCACGGTCTTCGCGAACGAGATGCAGCTCGCGCGAGGCCGGCTCTCGCAGCAGATCAGGCGGCAGCTGGCTGCCCTCCCTGAGCACGCCCGCGAGTTTGCCGAGCGCGGGCTCCGTAAAGTGCTCACCACGTTCTGGGACGAGAACCCGGAGCGTATTGACGCCATCGCCGGCGTGGCGCTCGACGCCATGCTGCATGGCGAGTATTACGCGGTCGTGCAGGCTGTTGATGCTGCACGCACAGCGGATGTCGCCACGTTCGCCGCCGCGTTGGCCGAGTTCGGCCTCGCCGACATGGCGCACATGGGTGAACAGGCGCGGCAACGGCTCGCGTTTCTAGACGGGCTCGACGCGCTGATAGCCAACCCAGCTACGCGCGAGCAGGAGATGCATACGGCGCTCGAGCACAACTTGTGGGTGCTCGGCGCACAATACGCAGTCCTCGCGTCAAACAGGACGCTCCGGCGCGTGGTCGAAGCGATCTCGGGCCGCGGCTATGGCGGAGCGCGTGGTCGGGAGCGTCCTGACTTACTGCTCCTCGGGAGCGTCTCGGGCAGCCATGTGCTGATCGAATTCAAGCGCCCCAGTCTCGACATCACGCGGCACCACGAAGCCCAGGCGACGATCTATCGAGACGAGTTAATCGCCACCCTCACTGGGGGGATCGACATTCTCGTGATCGGGCGCGCGTGGGAGCGGGGCTCAGACCGCACGTACGTGCCCCCCGGTTTGACCGTACTGTCTTACGCGCAGGTTATATCGCGGGCGCGGGCCGAACTGGACTGGCTACTGCGGCAGCTGACGGCCGACCCCCCGGCAGCCGACACGGCCGGCAGCTCACCGGCATAG
- a CDS encoding toll/interleukin-1 receptor domain-containing protein, which produces MAYLTRSELETIRTSPQWRSAAQANVQRSPTNAAASVFLSHSHDDRDLVDAVTVYLGGQGVSVYVDWRDPNMPAVTSPTTALALQRRIIGNRRFLLLATDRSMASRWVPWELGYADGVKRHHELAVLPVLTRLHDAPTEYIGIYPRVELSATGYPLVYAPGATMTSVSLAAWLAAP; this is translated from the coding sequence GTGGCCTATCTCACGCGCAGTGAACTGGAGACCATCCGTACGAGCCCGCAGTGGCGGAGTGCGGCGCAAGCAAACGTGCAGCGCTCTCCCACGAACGCAGCGGCGTCGGTCTTCCTGTCGCACAGCCACGATGACCGCGATCTCGTCGACGCCGTGACGGTTTACCTCGGGGGCCAGGGTGTCAGCGTGTATGTTGACTGGCGCGATCCAAACATGCCGGCGGTCACGAGCCCAACCACCGCGCTTGCGCTGCAGAGACGCATCATCGGCAACCGCCGCTTTCTCCTCCTTGCGACCGACAGGAGCATGGCGTCGCGATGGGTACCATGGGAACTCGGCTATGCGGACGGCGTCAAGCGGCATCACGAGCTAGCTGTCCTGCCGGTACTGACGCGTCTGCACGATGCCCCCACTGAGTACATCGGCATCTACCCCCGCGTGGAGCTCAGCGCTACCGGCTACCCGCTTGTGTACGCCCCCGGCGCCACGATGACCAGCGTGTCACTGGCTGCGTGGTTGGCTGCCCCGTAG
- a CDS encoding TIR domain-containing protein — MARHVFFSFHYQQDIFRVNQVRNSNVIVGHAAAGFVDASLWERARNTSDAAVKKLINDGLVGTSVTVVLIGMHTAARRFVNYEIEQSIARGNGLVGVRIHHLFAPRQSTNLAGPVPAKLAAGGYPVHTWRDNPADLGTWVEAAYQQAQRVRLLRGAF; from the coding sequence ATGGCACGGCACGTGTTCTTCAGCTTCCACTACCAGCAGGACATCTTCCGCGTCAATCAGGTGCGGAACAGCAACGTGATCGTCGGGCACGCGGCTGCCGGCTTCGTCGATGCGTCACTCTGGGAGCGCGCGCGCAACACGAGCGACGCCGCCGTCAAGAAGCTGATCAACGATGGCCTAGTCGGGACTTCGGTGACCGTGGTGCTCATCGGCATGCACACGGCCGCCCGCCGCTTCGTGAACTACGAGATCGAGCAGAGCATCGCGCGCGGGAATGGGTTGGTCGGCGTCCGCATCCATCACCTCTTCGCGCCCCGGCAGAGCACGAACCTCGCTGGTCCGGTACCCGCGAAGCTGGCCGCGGGCGGTTACCCCGTCCACACGTGGCGAGACAATCCGGCGGACTTGGGCACTTGGGTGGAAGCCGCTTATCAGCAGGCGCAGCGTGTTCGTCTGCTGCGCGGGGCTTTCTGA